A single region of the Polymorphum gilvum SL003B-26A1 genome encodes:
- a CDS encoding mannose-1-phosphate guanylyltransferase/mannose-6-phosphate isomerase: protein MILPCILSGGVGTRLWPLSRRKRPKQFLPIFQGQSLLQKTCLRCTGDDFAAPIVIGNQEHRFLIGEQLAEIGVRADTILLEPEGRNTAAPAAAAALIALERDPDALVLLLPSDHLIEREDVFRAAVADAVEAARAGAIVTFGITPTEPNTGFGYIRLKPGDDPVRAVEAFVEKPDLDTARRFLDDGNYVWNAGIFLYSAAAMVAAFERHAPQILDGVRAALAASYADLDFTRLDAETFGQIDNISIDYAIMERVDSIACVPMAPQWNDLGSWAAVWDVMPKNGHGNAGLGDTRFLDADNCLAYAEDSLVSVIGLTDILVVATRDAVLVADKTRSQDVKKLVESLDAENRPETVAHPRSYRPWGWTERINTGDRFAVHSMLIKPDCELSLQSHVHRAEHWVVVSGTIEITIEGETKLLTENQSAYVPLGARHRLYNPGKIPARMIEVQSGSYLGDDDIRRHA from the coding sequence ATGATCCTACCGTGCATCCTGTCGGGCGGCGTCGGCACGCGCCTGTGGCCGCTGTCGCGCCGCAAGCGGCCCAAGCAGTTCCTGCCCATCTTCCAGGGTCAGAGCCTGCTGCAGAAGACCTGCCTGCGCTGCACCGGCGACGATTTCGCCGCGCCGATCGTCATCGGCAACCAGGAACACCGCTTCCTGATCGGCGAACAGCTGGCCGAGATCGGCGTCAGGGCCGACACCATCCTGCTCGAGCCGGAAGGGCGCAACACCGCCGCGCCGGCCGCCGCCGCGGCGCTGATCGCGCTCGAGCGCGATCCCGACGCCCTCGTCCTGCTGCTGCCCTCCGACCACCTGATCGAGCGCGAAGACGTCTTCCGCGCCGCCGTGGCGGATGCCGTCGAGGCCGCCCGCGCCGGCGCCATCGTCACCTTCGGCATCACCCCGACCGAGCCCAACACCGGCTTCGGCTACATCCGCCTGAAGCCGGGCGACGATCCCGTGCGCGCGGTCGAGGCCTTCGTCGAGAAGCCCGACCTCGACACCGCCCGCCGCTTCCTGGACGACGGCAACTACGTCTGGAACGCCGGCATCTTCCTCTATTCCGCCGCCGCCATGGTCGCCGCCTTCGAGCGCCACGCGCCGCAGATCCTCGATGGCGTGCGCGCCGCCCTCGCCGCCAGCTACGCCGACCTCGACTTCACCCGCCTCGACGCCGAGACCTTCGGTCAGATCGACAACATCTCGATCGACTACGCCATCATGGAGCGCGTCGACTCCATCGCCTGCGTGCCGATGGCGCCGCAGTGGAACGACCTCGGCTCCTGGGCCGCGGTCTGGGACGTCATGCCCAAGAACGGCCACGGCAACGCCGGCCTCGGCGACACCCGCTTCCTCGACGCCGACAACTGCCTCGCCTATGCCGAGGACAGCCTCGTCTCGGTCATCGGCCTGACCGACATCCTGGTCGTCGCGACGCGTGACGCCGTGCTGGTCGCCGACAAGACCCGCTCCCAGGACGTCAAGAAGCTGGTCGAAAGCCTGGATGCGGAGAACCGCCCGGAAACCGTCGCCCACCCGCGCTCCTACCGGCCCTGGGGCTGGACCGAACGCATCAACACCGGCGACCGCTTCGCCGTCCATTCGATGCTGATCAAGCCGGACTGCGAGCTGTCGCTGCAGAGCCACGTGCACCGGGCTGAGCACTGGGTGGTCGTCTCCGGCACCATCGAGATCACCATCGAGGGCGAGACCAAGCTGCTGACCGAGAACCAGTCCGCCTACGTCCCGCTCGGTGCCCGCCATCGCCTGTACAACCCCGGCAAGATCCCGGCACGCATGATCGAGGTCCAGTCGGGCAGCTACCTCGGCGACGACGACATCCGCCGCCACGCCTGA
- a CDS encoding ROK family transcriptional regulator, with translation MTKKADKDQIRRQNRSIILQALRREGQMARIDLGRATRLSPATITAITSDMLDEGLIVGIEADEPKAPLARGRPRSLLALNGAAASVVGVRLSVNSIDLALADFTGRISCSRRVPFDTARADRDSFPALLVARIREFVADSAVDPASVREIGVASQGIVDTTTGEIVWSPAFAGRHIPIVAPLCDAFSADCTLSNDTNMITEALHWSEPGRYSGTFAVVMIDYGVGMGLFLDDHLFVGATGAAAEIGHANHIPGGALCRCGRRGCLEAYLADYALLRSATGLAEDTDPARVPVTGRTFEDLAQRAGAGDRAVLDTLERAGRALGYGLARLLAVIDPQRVVLTGAGVCTVPYMRAAMDAALEDALVEDLRRAVEIDVVPWNEDFIRRGLIARAMRRLDRGIFAAAGSSRRRPSDARPQRRTA, from the coding sequence ATGACGAAGAAGGCGGACAAGGACCAGATCCGGCGGCAGAACCGCAGCATCATCCTCCAGGCCCTGCGCCGCGAGGGCCAGATGGCGCGCATCGATCTCGGCCGTGCCACCCGCCTCAGCCCGGCGACGATCACCGCGATCACCTCCGACATGCTCGACGAGGGCCTTATCGTCGGCATCGAGGCCGACGAGCCTAAGGCGCCGCTCGCCCGCGGCCGCCCGCGCAGCCTGCTCGCCCTCAACGGCGCCGCCGCCTCGGTCGTTGGCGTCCGCCTCTCGGTCAACTCGATCGACCTGGCGCTCGCCGACTTCACCGGCCGCATCTCCTGCAGCCGCCGTGTCCCCTTCGACACTGCGCGCGCCGACCGCGACAGCTTCCCCGCCCTGCTGGTCGCCCGCATCCGCGAGTTCGTCGCGGACTCGGCGGTCGATCCCGCCTCCGTGCGCGAGATCGGCGTCGCCTCCCAGGGCATCGTCGACACGACCACCGGCGAAATCGTCTGGAGCCCAGCCTTCGCCGGCCGCCACATCCCGATCGTCGCGCCGCTCTGCGACGCCTTCTCCGCCGACTGCACCTTGTCCAACGACACCAACATGATCACCGAGGCCCTGCACTGGTCGGAGCCCGGACGCTACAGCGGCACCTTCGCCGTCGTCATGATCGACTACGGCGTCGGCATGGGCCTCTTTCTCGACGACCACCTATTCGTCGGCGCGACCGGCGCGGCGGCCGAGATCGGCCATGCCAACCACATCCCCGGTGGCGCCCTGTGCCGCTGCGGCCGGCGCGGCTGCCTCGAGGCCTATCTCGCCGACTACGCCCTGCTGCGCAGCGCCACTGGTCTTGCCGAGGACACCGACCCGGCCCGCGTGCCGGTCACGGGCCGGACGTTCGAGGACCTGGCCCAGCGCGCCGGGGCGGGCGACCGGGCGGTGCTCGACACGCTGGAGCGGGCCGGGCGCGCGCTTGGCTACGGCCTCGCCCGCCTGCTCGCCGTCATCGACCCGCAGCGCGTGGTGCTCACCGGCGCCGGCGTGTGCACCGTCCCCTACATGCGCGCCGCCATGGACGCCGCGCTGGAAGACGCCCTGGTCGAGGACCTGCGTCGCGCCGTCGAGATCGATGTCGTGCCCTGGAACGAGGACTTCATCCGCCGCGGCCTGATCGCACGCGCCATGCGCCGCCTCGACCGCGGTATCTTCGCCGCCGCCGGCAGTTCCCGCCGCCGCCCCTCCGACGCCCGCCCGCAACGGCGCACGGCCTGA